A stretch of the Hypomesus transpacificus isolate Combined female chromosome 12, fHypTra1, whole genome shotgun sequence genome encodes the following:
- the pspc1 gene encoding paraspeckle component 1 isoform X2, whose amino-acid sequence MANRNLKQVNIQNNAPSPKPSQHQTKRNTSSPAGERGPNAAEGPTPPPQPVTATSPAADGDEGHGGEPMEMTLDLKSFRRPGEKTFTQRCRLFVGNLPTDLTEDEFIKLFAKYGEANEVFINRDRGFGFIRLETRTLAEIAKAELDGTVVRNRPIRIRFSTHGSALTVRNLAPMVSNELLEQAFSQFGPVERAVVVVDDRGRPTGKGFVEFANKPAARKALERCTDGALLLTTTPRPAVVEPTEQLDEEDGLPEKLLQKSAQYHKEREQSPRFAQPGTFEFEYSSRWKALDDMERQQREQVDRNIREAKEKLEAEMEAAKHEHQLMMMRQDLMRRQEELRRLEELRNQELQKRKQIEMRHEEERRRREEDMLRHRDQEEIRRQPDGFKPNFLDGMGLTLPLLPGLVTKGPLK is encoded by the exons ATGGCCAACCGAAATCTGAAACAAGTCAACATTCAGAACAATGCACCGTCGCCAAAACCAAGTCAGCATCAGACAAAGCGCAACACCAGTTCACCGGCCGGGGAACGAGGGCCGAATGCAGCTGAGGGGCCAACTCCGCCGCCACAGCCAGTAACAGCCACTAGCCCCGCGGCAGATGGCGATGAGGGTCATGGTGGTGAACCGATGGAGATGACTCTGGATCTGAAAAGTTTTCGGAGACCTGGAGAGAAAACCTTTACGCAGCGCTGTCGGCTTTTCGTCGGTAATCTCCCGACAGATCTAACGGAAGATGAGTTTATAAAGCTGTTTGCCAAGTATGGAGAGGCTAACGAGGTGTTTATTAACCGAGACAGAGGATTTGGATTCATTCGACTG GAAACTAGGACGCTAGCGGAGATAGCTAAAGCCGAGCTGGATGGCACTGTGGTCAGGAACCGGCCCATCCGCATCCGTTTCTCCACTCACGGTTCTGCTCTCACAGTGCGAAACCTGGCCCCAATGGTCTCCAATGAGCTGTTGGAACAGGCGTTCTCTCAGTTCGGGCCAGTGGAGCgggctgtggtggtggtggacgaCCGGGGCCGGCCCACGGGTAAGGGCTTTGTAGAGTTTGCCAACAAACCAGCTGCGCGGAAAGCCTTGGAGCGCTGCACAGACGGAGCCCTGCTTCTCACAAC GACCCCTCGCCCCGCTGTGGTGGAACCCACAGAGCAgctggatgaggaggatggTCTTCCTGAGAAGCTGCTACAGAAATCAGCCCAGTACCACAA ggagaGGGAGCAGTCTCCTAGGTTTGCTCAGCCAGGAACATTTGAGTTTGAGTACTCGTCCCGGTGGAAGGCCCTGGACGACATGGAGAGGCAGCAGCGGGAGCAGGTGGACAGGAACATCCGCGAGGccaaggagaagctggaggcagagatggaggctgcCAAGCATGAGCACCAGCTTATGATGATGAGACAAG ATCTGATGAGAAGACAGGAAGAGCTGAGACGCCTAGAAGAGTTACGCAATCAGGAACTGCAGAAACGCAAGCAGATTGAgatgag GcacgaggaggagaggcggagacGAGAGGAAGACATGCTGCGACACAGAGATCAGGAGGAGATAAGACGCCAGCCGGACGGCTTTAAACCTAACTTCCTGGATGGC
- the LOC124474963 gene encoding gap junction alpha-3 protein-like codes for MGDWSFLGRLLENAQEHSTVIGKVWLTVLFIFRILVLGTAAEEVWGDEQSDFTCNTQQPGCENVCYDEAFPISHIRFWVLQIIFVSTPTLIYLGHVLHIVRMEEKRREKEEELRKASRHQDEHDPHYGSRAGEGSRGKKEKPPIRDEHGKIRIRGALLRTYVFNIIFKTLFEVGFILGQYFLYGFQLRPLYKCGRWPCPNTVDCFISRPTEKTIFIIFMLVVACVSLLLNLLEIYHLGWKKVKQGVTNECAPDRESFPLATEEGGESETIPERISPPALNCLPVYPGSVSVLRWEGFLSSEQAPTLASLSPPLVAAELKMDFQHEDFFLEAPPTCFYGREHSSQQQLEENWHNMELQTLDHKAYPPPPSPPSSSSSHFSSYPDQEQPPFHQVALPPHSSPLGRRNPQEEEDGREDLEVPLTLLHTDDVLVTRVEMHKPPITMATDVRRLSRASKTRARPDDLAV; via the exons ATGGGGGACTGGAGCTTTCTGGGGCGGCTACTGGAGAATGCTCAGGAACACTCCACTGTGATCGGCAAG GTGTGGCTCACAGTCCTCTTCATCTTCCGGATCCTGGTGCTCGGCACGGCCGCGGAGGAGGTCTGGGGCGACGAGCAGTCGGACTTCACTTGCAACACCCAACAGCCGGGCTGCGAGAACGTGTGCTACGACGAGGCCTTCCCCATCTCTCACATCCGCTTCTGGGTGCTGCAGATCATCTTTGTGTCCACGCCCACACTCATCTACCTGGGCCATGTCCTGCACATTGTCCGTATGGAGGAAAAacgcagagagaaggaggaggagctgcgCAAGGCCAGCCGGCACCAGGACGAGCATGACCCACATTACGGCAGCAGAGCAGGGGAAGGCAGCAGAGGGAAAAAAGAGAAGCCCCCGATCAGAGACGAACATGGGAAAATCCGCATTCGGGGAGCTCTGCTGCGAACGTACGTGTTCAACATCATCTTCAAGACGCTGTTTGAGGTGGGCTTCATCCTGGGACAGTACTTCCTGTATGGGTTCCAGCTCAGACCGCTGTATAAGTGTGGCCGCTGGCCTTGCCCCAACACGGTGGACTGCTTCATCTCCCGTCCCACGGAGAAGaccatcttcatcatcttcatgcTGGTGGTAGCCTGCGTCTCTCTGCTACTCAACCTTCTGGAGATCTACCACCTGGGATGGAAGAAGGTAAAGCAAGGGGTCACCAACGAGTGTGCGCCAGACCGAGAGTCTTTTCCTCTGGCcacagaagaggggggggagtcAGAGACCATCCCAGAAAGGATCTCTCCCCCGGCACTGAACTGCCTGCCAGTATATCCggggagtgtgagtgtgttgaggTGGGAGGGGTTTCTGTCCTCTGAGCAGGCCCccaccctggcctctctctcccctccgctGGTTGCAGCCGAGCTCAAGATGGACTTCCAGCATGAAGACTTCTTCCTCGAGGCACCGCCCACATGCTTCTATGGTAGGGAGCATAGCAGCCaacagcagctggaggagaactGGCACAACATGGAACTGCAGACTCTGGACCATAAGgcctacccccctcctccatcccccccttcctcatcctcctcccacttctcctcctaCCCTGACCAGGAGCAGCCGCCCTTTCACCAGGTGGCCCTCccaccccactcctctcctctcggaCGAAGGAAcccacaggaagaggaagacggGAGAGAGGATTTGGAGGTTCCTCTGACGCTGTTGCACACTGATGATGTCTTGGTTACCAGGGTGGAGATGCACAAGCCCCCCATCACTATGGCGACAGATGTCCGGAGGCTGAGCCGTGCAAGCAAGACCAGAGCCCGGCCCGACGACCTTGCAGTgtaa